One window from the genome of Yarrowia lipolytica chromosome 1B, complete sequence encodes:
- a CDS encoding uncharacterized protein (Compare to YALI0B15125g, highly similar to uniprot|P34760 Saccharomyces cerevisiae YML028w TSA1 thiol-specific antioxidant P3.76. f3.1, similar to Saccharomyces cerevisiae TSA2 (YDR453C) and TSA1 (YML028W); ancestral locus Anc_5.569), translated as MVATVQHPAPDFKKTAVSGGVFEEVSLDQFKGKWVVLAFIPLAFTFVCPTEIIAYSDAVSQFKERGAEVLFASTDSEYSLLAWTNVARKDGGLGPVNIPLLADTNHTLSKDYGVLIPEAGVALRGIFIIDPKGVVRQITINDLPVGRSVEETLRLIDAFQFTEKHGEVCPANWQKGSDTIKADPVNAKEYFEKANK; from the coding sequence ATGGTCGCCACTGTTCAGCATCCCGCCCCCGACTTCAAGAAGACTGCCGTCTCTGGTGGTGTCTTCGAGGAGGTCTCCCTCGACCAGTTCAAGGGTAAGTGGGTTGTCCTCGCCTTCATCCCCCTGGCTTTCACCTTCGTCTGCCCCACCGAGATCATCGCTTACTCCGATGCCGTCTCTCAGTTCAAGGAGCGAGGCGCCGAGGTTCTCTTTGCCTCCACCGACTCCGAGTACTCTCTGCTTGCCTGGACCAACGTTGCCCGAAAGGatggtggtcttggtcCCGTCAACATCCCCCTGCTTGCTGACACCAACCACACCCTGTCCAAGGACTACGGTGTTCTCATCCCCGAGGCCGGTGTCGCTCTCCGAGGTATCTTCATCATTGACCCCAAGGGCGTTGTCCGACAGATCACCATCAACGATCTCCCCGTTGGCCGATCCGTCGAGGAGACCCTCCGACTCATCGATGCCTTCCAGTTCACTGAGAAGCACGGTGAGGTCTGCCCCGCCAACTGGCAGAAGGGCTCCGATACTATCAAGGCTGACCCTGTCAACGCCAAGGAGTACTTCGAGAAGGCCAACAAATAA
- a CDS encoding uncharacterized protein (Compare to YALI0B15147g, similar to uniprot|P31384 Saccharomyces cerevisiae YAL021c CCR4 transcriptional regulator P4.26.f2.2), whose protein sequence is MNHNTSFQQQLLQQLHQPGGSNPGGVGATGAGNNSPSYPEASLMGSKFWQKQMQLAQLSRQTGPTSHGYARAAAINSRQQHGRDGAQVDADKDQGPSQLTLVDLAVQTVQQDLVEQQQATAASTPQRGYTNQQKKDQLEEERQMTLMQQEKHQYWADLDMSGQGLMCLSPPLFRSYEFLLKLYINHNKLTTLPPAIRSLRQLRVLDVSSNMLTKLPPEIGMLHNLRYLFAFDNYLSTLPHQVGQLYQLEVIGLEGNPINQPIKEKLAQGGTKELVAELRESAPMPAAPKPREWIVLEEAGGRGGAATAAAATEGESGSTVATATAGANAAAAGASASSDTFTVMSYNTLCDKYTTVQMHGYTPLWALGWKHRSETLLKEVIGYDSDILCFQEVDGASFEDFWSPKLHQLGYAGLYHPKTRARTMSKEKDAKRVDGCAIFYKTKSFCLIEKLSLDFSSLALKNNDFKKTADTYNRVLNKDNIALIALLEHVTTGQKIIVTNTHLHWDPAFNDVKLIQVALLLDEVEKFAERVAKDSNRVSARNQDGNNVKYESGKKLPLVICGDFNSTTDSGVYSLFSQGTVTNHKDMSGRAYGKFTDEGMNHGFTLKSAYSNIGELAFTNYTPNFVDVIDYVWYSSNALSVRGLLGGIDPDYTSNMVGFPSVHYPSDHISLLAEFSFKKQKGGDGQPKKALDFGNSGSHSGSRKT, encoded by the coding sequence ATGAACCACAACACGTCAtttcagcagcagttgttgcagcagctgcacCAGCCCGGCGGCAGCAACCCGGGCGGGGTGGGCGCAACTGGAGCAGGCAACAACAGTCCCTCCTATCCCGAGGCCAGTTTGATGGGCTCCAAATTCTGGCAGAAACAGATGCAATTGGCTCAATTATCGCGACAAACGGGACCCACCAGTCACGGCTATGCCCGGGCGGCAGCCATCAACTCGCGTCAACAACACGGTAGAGACGGAGCCCAGGTGGACGCAGACAAGGACCAAGGCCCCAGCCAACTGACTCTGGTGGATCTGGCAGTGCAAACGGTGCAGCAGGATCTGGTAGAGCAACAGCAGGCCACCGCAGCATCCACGCCCCAGAGAGGATACACAAATCAACAAAAGAAGGATCaactggaggaggagcgacaGATGACGCTGATgcagcaggagaagcaTCAGTACTGGGCTGATCTGGACATGTCGGGCCAGGGTCTTATGTGTCTGTCACCGCCGCTTTTTCGCAGCTACGAGTTTCTGCTCAAATTGTACATTAATCACAACAAGCTGACCACGCTGCCTCCGGCAATCCGATCTCTGCGGCAACTGCGTGTGCTAGACGTCAGCTCCAACATGCTTACCAAGCTCCCACCGGAGATCGGTATGCTCCACAACCTGAGATACCTGTTTGCGTTCGACAACTACCTCTCGACTCTGCCCCATCAGGTCGGTCAGTTGTACCagttggaggtgattgGTTTGGAGGGTAACCCAATCAACCAGCCAATCAAGGAGAAACTGGCGCAGGGTGGAACCAAGGAACTGGTTGCCGAGCTGAGAGAGTCTGCTCCTATGCCCGCTGCCCCCAAGCCTCGAGAATGGATCGTTCTGGAAGAGGCCGGTGGTCGAGGTGGCGctgcaacagcagcagcagcaactgAGGGAGAGTCTGGCTCTACTGTcgccacagccacagcaggAGCCAacgcagcagcagctggtgcATCTGCCTCGTCCGACACCTTTACTGTCATGTCCTACAACACTCTTTGTGACAAGTACACTACAGTCCAGATGCACGGCTACACCCCGCTATGGGCTCTTGGATGGAAACACCGATCTGAGACacttctcaaggaggtcatTGGATACGACAGCGACATTCTGTGTTTCCAGGAAGTCGACGGAGCCTCCTTTGAGGATTTCTGGTCACCCAAGCTGCACCAGCTAGGCTATGCTGGCCTGTACCATCCGAAGACCCGAGCACGAACAATGTCCAAGGAAAAGGATGCCAAGCGAGTCGACGGATGTGCTATTTTCTACAAGACGAAGTCGTTCTGTCTGATTGAAAAACTGTCTCTTGACTTTTCGTCTCTGGCACTTAAGAACAACGACTTCAAGAAGACTGCCGACACCTACAATCGAgttctcaacaaggacaacatTGCGCTAATTGCGCTACTAGAACATGTGACCACAGGCCAAAAGATCATCGTCACAAACACTCATTTACATTGGGACCCTGCCTTCAACGACGTCAAGCTCATCCAGGTggctctgcttctggatgaggtggagaagtttgCTGAGCGGGTTGCGAAGGACAGCAACCGAGTCAGCGCAAGAAACCAAGACGGTAACAACGTCAAATACGAGTCTGGCAAGAAACTGCCACTGGTCATCTGTGGAGACTTCAATTCCACCACCGACTCAGGTGTGTACTCGCTCTTCTCGCAGGGCACCGTGACCAACCACAAAGACATGTCTGGCAGAGCGTACGGCAAATTCACAGACGAGGGCATGAATCACGGCTTCACTCTCAAATCTGCATACTCGAACATTGGTGAGTTGGCATtcaccaactacacacCCAACTTCGTCGATGTGATTGACTACGTGTGGTATTCGTCCAACGCTCTGTCTGTGCGAGGTCTGCTTGGTGGCATTGATCCCGACTATACCAGCAACATGGTGGGATTCCCTTCGGTGCATTACCCCTCCGATCATATCTCTCTACTGGCCGAATTCTCCTTCAAGAAGCAAAAGGGAGGTGATGGCCAGCCGAAAAAGGCATTGGATTTCGGTAACTCTGGAAGCCACAGCGGCTCGCGAAAGACGTAA